Part of the Vicinamibacterales bacterium genome is shown below.
CTCGCTTTTCCGGGAAGAACAGGCTAAACCGTGTCAGATTAACCTGTTCGTCGTCGTCCTCCACCTGGGCAAAGTCAGTGTTCACGGTGAAGTCGGCGGTTAAGCCCTGTGTCAGGCCGTACTTTCCGTCAAAACCGACATCACGTGAGAAATCGTTGACGATAGTGTTGCTGGAGTTACGGATGCCGGTGGTGCCGGAAATCGCGTAAGGCTTGAATTCGAGAGTGCGCGAAATCCCTGGTGTCTGGAGTCCAACCAGTGTTGCGGCCAGTGACAGCCGGAACTGCGCCATGTAATGAAGCGACCGTGGCATCGCTGTAATAAACGAGTCTTCATTCTTCCACTGCACACCGCGCCGGACGTTAATTCCCCATACCTGATCACGACCCGGGCCATAGCGGAGTGATTTAAACGGGATGACGGTTTCTACGGTCCACCCTTGGTCGAATCGCGAGGTTCGAACATCCCAGACGGTGTTCCAGTCAGAGTTGAGTTGACGCTCATCGCTGATGAGACCATCGCGCAATGCACCCAGCGGATTGGTCTGAAAAAAGTAGCCGTTGCGGCGGTCGTAGAATGTGTCGATCGTGAGCGTGAAGTTGTCATTTTGGCCGATCTTATTGCCGTCGCGGCGCATGTCGTTAGCGATCATTCGAGCGGGTTCGGAGTCCCAATTGCGGCCGGCCACATAGAGGTTGCGGTCGTCAAAGAAAATCCAGACCTCGGTCTTCTCGGTAGCAGGGACATTTTCCTGGGGTTCCTGCATGATGAAGTCAGAGATCGATTCGACTCGCGAGTAGATTGGCTCATCGAGGCGACCGTCGATCACAAGCTCCTCACCCACGCGAACGGCTCGAATGGTAACCCGCCCGTTCTCGTCCCTACTGACCACCCTCGGCGGTACTGGCGGAGCGGGTCCGTCGAACGTTCCTGGTAACTCCCCAGTGAACGTACCGTTTTCGTAGACACCTCGGGTGTCGTCTACTTGTTGCTGAGAAGTTTCAGACTGGTTTTCTGAAGCTGGTTGTTCGGCTGCTGCCGGGGTGCTCATCAGACATAGAATGAGGAGCGCTACCCTGGCCAGCCGGGGTGAATATGTTGTGATCGGAGTCGGGTAAAGCCACATGGTCTCAATGATTCTATCGTGTATTGTGAGTGAAACATACAGGGGTAATATCCATGGACAGCTTGTTACTTCTGGTTGGAGGCGTTGGTAGTGAGAAACAAGGTTCAAATATTTCGAAGCGAGAAAATTCGGTTATGCTGTTGGTCCAACAAGATAGCTACTTCCGAAAGGATGCGCCATGTTTCGCCTGCAAGGCATAAGTGTTGGTCGAGTTGCACTCATTGTGTCGGTGTTTTGGATAGGGTCGAGTGCCAACCTAGCGGCTCAAGGTGGCGACAACCCGCACGCGTCACTTGAAGATGTTGAGACTGGCGAGCGGCTGTTCCAGATACATTGCAGCCGATGCCACGGCATCGATGCGGAAGGCGACGATGGACCCAGCCTTCGCCGGGGCAGGTTCCGGAGAGCTCAGAGTGACGCTGGCTTATTTCGGGTGATTTCTGAGGGAGTAGCTGACACTGGAATGCCACCGATCTTCCGGCGTCGGACAGACGAGTCAGTGTGGCAGGTTGTTGCATACCTCCGTTCGATCAATCAACGTCCAGAGGATATTTTGCTCCCAGGTGATGCCGAGGTTGGCCAGCGTCTGTACGCAGGTGCAGGGAGGTGTACCACGTGTCACATGATCGCTGGTATGGGTAGTCTGCTAGGTCCTGACCTGACCTTTGTAGGCGACCGGCGTTCACCGGATGAGCTACGGGCTGACCTCCTTGAGCCCGACCATGAGGTGGCGCCGCGTTGGTGGTCAGTGCGCGTAACCTACGCCGACGGTCGGAAGCTTGAGGGCATCCGGATGAACGAGGACACCTATTCTTACCGGCTCCTCGACGCTGACGAGAAGCTGTGGTCAATCGCGAAGAGGGACCTCCGTGAGAGCCAGCGTATCGAAACCTCAACGATGCCGAGCTACGATGACCAGCTCACGGTATCTGAGGTTGATAACTTAGTTGCCTATCTATTTTCGCTACGAACCAGGGAGAGTGCACCATGAGACATCATGTGCCCATCGCGTTGTCTGTGTTCCTGCTGGTTGTTGCTGCTGGACGCGCATACGAGGCGCAGCAAGCAGATGGGTCCAATGGTCCGGTCCCCGCGTTCACACCGGTGAGCTATGAGCGTTTACTGCACTCGGATGATGAACCAGAGAACTGGCTGATGTACTCCGGCCAGTATAGTAGCCAACGCTTTAGTTACCTCGACCAGGTTACGGTGGCGAACGCCAATCGCCTTCGCGTTAAGTGGGTTTATCAGCTGCAAGACCTTGATCGTGCGGAAACGACACCACTGGTGGTTGACGGCATCATGTATGTCACAGAGTCGCCAAGCACGGTGATCGCGCTCGATGCACGGACTGGCCGCGTCTTTTGGCGATACGAACACGAGTTACCAGAAGACCTGAACTATTGCTGTGGCAGGAACAACCGTGGCGTGGCGGTAAGTGGTAGCCGGCTATTCATGAGCACGCTCGACGCACACCTCGTTGCACTCGATGCGCGAACTGGCAACATACTCTGGGATACCCAAGTTGCCGATGCGGCGATGGGCTATAGCAAGACCGCTGCGCCGCTGGTCGTCAAGGACAAGGTGATTACTGGCATAGCAGGTGGGGAGTTCGGTATCCGTGGCTTTCTTGATGCCTATGACCTTGAAACAGGTGAGCGCATCTGGCGTTTCTACACAATTCCTGGAGAAGGCGAGCCCGGTAACGAGACCTGGGCGAACGATTCTTGGAAAACCGGAGGGTCTCCGACTTGGATGACTGGCTCCTATGACCCCGAGCTCGACCTCGTCTATTGGGGCACCGGCAACCCTGGGCCAGACTGGAACGGTGAAGTTCGCCTCGGAGACAACCTATATTCAGATTCAGTACTTGCGCTCGATCCTGATACGGGCGAACTCGTCTGGCACTTCCAGTTCACACCGCACGACGTGCATGATTGGGATGCGACACAAATTCCGGTACTAGCTGACGTCGAGTTCGATGGCCGGATGCGCAAGCTGATGCTCTGGCCGAACCGGAACGCCTTCTTCTACGTGCTGGATCGTCAGACGGGCGAATTTCTCCGCGCCACGCCCTTCGGCAGGCAAACATGGGCTGAGAGGATTGGGGAAGATGGCCGCCCGATTCGCATCCCGAACATGTTTCCGAGCGCTGAAGGCACACTTGTCTCGCCACCGATTGAAGGGGCGGCTAACTGGTGGTCACCGAGTTTCAGCCCACGGACAGAGTTGCTATACGTGATGGCGTATGACAGCGAACAGATCTATTTCATCCGCGAGGACGAATATGTACCCGGTGAAAGCTTTACGGGCGGCGGCGGGCGGCGTCTGCATCCACGAGAAAAATATTACAGTGCAGTACGCGCCATCGTGCCTCAGACTGGAGAGATTCAGTGGGAGTACCCCGTCCAACCCCGGTCGTCTTCGGGCATACTCACGACTGCTAGCGACCTTCTCTTCGGTGGGACGGTCGATGGGTACTTCTTTGCGCTCGATGCACGCAACGGTGATGAGTTGTGGGTTATGAATGTCGGTGGCAGGATCCACGCTGGGCCGATGACTTATGCAACTGCCGGCGAGCAGCGCGTCACCGTCGCGGCTGGTAACACAATCTTTACATTCGGGTTGGAAGAGTGAAGAACCGCTGCCGCTGCTCAAAAGAGGCCTCCGTCTAGTCCGTTCAAGTCGGCGGCCAGTGATTTTGGCTCACGGCAATAATTTCTTTCCGACTGTTATGCGCGAGGAGAATCTGATGCTCTGTGCTTCTGTCCGTACGGTTCGAAGACTCAGCTTGGTGTGTGTTTTAAGCTTGGCCGTTGCTACGCCAGGTGTTTTGGCTCAGGACCAACGCAATGCTACTGGTG
Proteins encoded:
- a CDS encoding c-type cytochrome; this encodes MFRLQGISVGRVALIVSVFWIGSSANLAAQGGDNPHASLEDVETGERLFQIHCSRCHGIDAEGDDGPSLRRGRFRRAQSDAGLFRVISEGVADTGMPPIFRRRTDESVWQVVAYLRSINQRPEDILLPGDAEVGQRLYAGAGRCTTCHMIAGMGSLLGPDLTFVGDRRSPDELRADLLEPDHEVAPRWWSVRVTYADGRKLEGIRMNEDTYSYRLLDADEKLWSIAKRDLRESQRIETSTMPSYDDQLTVSEVDNLVAYLFSLRTRESAP
- a CDS encoding PQQ-dependent dehydrogenase, methanol/ethanol family; translated protein: MRHHVPIALSVFLLVVAAGRAYEAQQADGSNGPVPAFTPVSYERLLHSDDEPENWLMYSGQYSSQRFSYLDQVTVANANRLRVKWVYQLQDLDRAETTPLVVDGIMYVTESPSTVIALDARTGRVFWRYEHELPEDLNYCCGRNNRGVAVSGSRLFMSTLDAHLVALDARTGNILWDTQVADAAMGYSKTAAPLVVKDKVITGIAGGEFGIRGFLDAYDLETGERIWRFYTIPGEGEPGNETWANDSWKTGGSPTWMTGSYDPELDLVYWGTGNPGPDWNGEVRLGDNLYSDSVLALDPDTGELVWHFQFTPHDVHDWDATQIPVLADVEFDGRMRKLMLWPNRNAFFYVLDRQTGEFLRATPFGRQTWAERIGEDGRPIRIPNMFPSAEGTLVSPPIEGAANWWSPSFSPRTELLYVMAYDSEQIYFIREDEYVPGESFTGGGGRRLHPREKYYSAVRAIVPQTGEIQWEYPVQPRSSSGILTTASDLLFGGTVDGYFFALDARNGDELWVMNVGGRIHAGPMTYATAGEQRVTVAAGNTIFTFGLEE